TATCGTATCGTTGCGGTTTATATTGGATTGATGTGTATAGAGCGTAAATCTTATCGGTATACCGAAAGTTTGTAGAGAGGTTATCATGCATATTTTCTGTTTTCATCTTTACTCCAGCTCCTAGGCTTATGTTCGAGCTCAGTGGAGTCGAAAAATCGACCTTTACCGTTGTAGCCGAATGCCTTGGTTTTACTTGATTGATATGCTGTATGCTTTTACTGCTATCGACACTTTGATAGGTGATGGTGTTGTTCGATGTTAGGGAGGATCTGCTAATGTCTACAGAGAGCTCTTGTCCTTCTTTATTGAACTTGTGCTGGTAGTATATCGAGCTGAAAATGCTTTCGTTGCTATCCGACTCTTTTTTGGATGAGCTCCACTTTTGGGTATAATCACCTTCATAGTAGGTGTTAACAGTCCCATTTTGTTCGTACGAGTAAGGGTTGTAGAAGCCGTAGATATTAATTAAATCGTTTGGGGTTGCGTGGTAGTCGATGCCGTAATGTACTTTATGCGATATATTTTTTTGTCTCACCTGTTGGATTGTTGAGATATCAGCCTTGTTGGAACCCAATTTTACTTTACGGAATAGGCATTCGTCTATATTTTCGTAGTTAATTTCTCCGTTATAGGAGGTGTAAAGGTTTATATTCTTTATGCCGTAGCTGATGCTGTAGGTGGGGAAGAGGTAGACTTCCGATTTTGATGTTGGTATTTCCGAAAATAGCTGACCGCTTAAGCCTGCCTTTTTATCCTTCTTTAAAATGATATTTATTATTCCCGATACATTTCCCTCATAGCTGGATGGTGGGGTGCTGATAATCTCTACCTTATCTATTTGAGACGGGTTTAGCTGATCTATGTAGCTTTTATCGCGCTCTTTTCCGTTGACATAGATAAGTACGTTGCTCTGGTTGTCTACTGAAATGTTGTGTTTTAGGTCTACCTGAACGCTGGGAATGTGACGTAGCAAGTCTGCGGTGGAGGAGGACGCTTCGAGCGTTTTACGGTTTATGTAGTAAACGTTTTTCCCTTTTTCAGATTTACTTCCTATACGTTCCGCTACAACAACCATTTCATTTATGGTGAATGTTGAATCCTGCAGCTTAATTGTTCCGATGTTGGAGCTGGTGGCCGATATTGACAAGTGTTGAGCGGCCATTTTGTACCCAGTCGATTTTGCAACAAGCCGATAGCTTCCGGCCTTTTCGATTTTTACGGTAAACTCTCCAGCGCTATTGCAGGCAGTGCCATAGCAGGGGAGAGCGCCTGTTTTTGATTCTTTGAAGAGGAGAATGGTGGCAAATGGAATGGGGCTGCTACTTTTTTCTTCTACAATTTTCCCAAAGACAGCAATACCCTTTTGGGCGTAGAGTTTTGCAGATGTAGCTGCTGTTAGCAGGAGCAAAAATCCAACCATTTTTGTTCTACATCGTAGTCGTGCTATTAAATTTTTCATTGCATGAATATTTGTTTGCGACTACAAAGTGATGGAGAACTACAATGCCATCCTAAAAGTTGGTATACATGGTAAATATTTGTTGTTGAAGGTTTGTTTTTTGGCTAAGGCTATTCGTAAATGGGATGTATGGCTCCTTTTTGTTACCAATGGCTAGCTATATTGCTTTACGCGCAGGTTAAATTCGTGCGTATTCTGCCGCGAAACGGGTATTGACTTACTGCACTCGGCAACCTTTAATCGGTAACCTAACGTATTGCCACTTTTAGCGCATACCTTGCTTACATTTACAATAAAGGCTCGATGTACACGCATGAGCTGCGGATGTGCAGCCAGCTGTTGCTCTATGCTGCTTATCGAATTCCTAATCAGAATGCTCTTCTCGATTCCATTTATGGCTAGATGAAAGGTTACGTAGTTGCCCTCCGATTCGGCGTAAATGAGCTGGTCTGGAAGGAAGGTGAGCTCCTCCTTTTTTGCCTTGGATACGATTTGGATGGGCAGAACTTCTTTTTCGGAGGTGTTACTTGGGGTTGCTGCAGGTGTCTTTTCAATCTGACGGGAGAATAGGTATCTCGTATTGGGCAAGGTTGTAAAAAGGTAGGGGATGAGCCCTACTAAAACGGCCCTTGAAAAGGCATCGGCGAAGGTGTGTAGATCCCAGCGCGAGGTTGGAGTCTCTATTATAAATCCAGCGAGGTAGGCACAAAAACCGATAGTGGTAAGTAGAATGGCAATGGACAAAACCTCTTTTCCAAATGTCCATTCTTTACTTTTGGTATGGCTGTTTACCCTGTTAATAGCATTGGCAAGTATAAGCACCGGAATTGAAATGGCGGCGCAGTAAAGCAGCATGGTAACGGATATGCTAAAAGAGCGCGCGCTGTTGATGTGGAGCGGTTTATAAATAATAAGGAAGCAGAAGATAAGGAAAAAGTAGAAGAGGGTTCCGCTTGCGGGATTTTTGGTGATAAAGTTTTGTGGGTACTCTTTCTTAAGGAGTGTGTTGATCCGATTTGTCATTGCTGCAGCTGCCGATGAAAAGCGATTAATATGCGAATAAATATATTAAAAATCCGAAACTCCTTCAACCTATAGGTGTATATATTTGTGTAGAACGCTAGATTTTATGTCCGTTTATATTTTGTTTGATTAGCAGGTAGTTGCAGTATGGAGGAGTGCGTGTTTTTTAAATTATATGTCGGATTATTTTATTTTGACCTTAATTTTTGAACGGAAAAGAGCGTTTTCGGCTTTCTATATCAGTACTCCAATAATTAAATAGTGCTTTTGCAGTGCCTCCATTGCCTTTTGGGACGTAGAAATACGGTAAAAAGGTATATTTTCACGCCTCCTACTAATTTTTTAATCATGATTGACGCAAAATATTGCCTATCAAACACAAAACCTGTAATTCCATCTGTTCCCGTAGGGATTATTGGGGTGGGCAGCTACCTTCCACCACAGGTTGTAAAGAATAGCGACTTCACCAACATCAAGCTATCGGCCGAGGAGCTCAGCTTTTTGGAGAACCAGGGCGGAAACCGCGAGCGCCGTTGGGCAGGCTCCGAAACCTACACCGATATGGCGATTAAGGCGGCGAAAAATGCTGTCGAGAATGCCGGTATCGACATCCTCGAGGTGGATATGGTGGTGGTTACCCACATTTCACGCGATATTAAGCAGCTAACGCCTCCCAACTCGGTGCTTATACAAACGGTGCTTGGCGCTCGTAACGCTACCGCCATTAATGTCGATC
The sequence above is a segment of the Alistipes sp. ZOR0009 genome. Coding sequences within it:
- a CDS encoding TonB-dependent receptor domain-containing protein, encoding MKNLIARLRCRTKMVGFLLLLTAATSAKLYAQKGIAVFGKIVEEKSSSPIPFATILLFKESKTGALPCYGTACNSAGEFTVKIEKAGSYRLVAKSTGYKMAAQHLSISATSSNIGTIKLQDSTFTINEMVVVAERIGSKSEKGKNVYYINRKTLEASSSTADLLRHIPSVQVDLKHNISVDNQSNVLIYVNGKERDKSYIDQLNPSQIDKVEIISTPPSSYEGNVSGIINIILKKDKKAGLSGQLFSEIPTSKSEVYLFPTYSISYGIKNINLYTSYNGEINYENIDECLFRKVKLGSNKADISTIQQVRQKNISHKVHYGIDYHATPNDLINIYGFYNPYSYEQNGTVNTYYEGDYTQKWSSSKKESDSNESIFSSIYYQHKFNKEGQELSVDISRSSLTSNNTITYQSVDSSKSIQHINQVKPRHSATTVKVDFSTPLSSNISLGAGVKMKTENMHDNLSTNFRYTDKIYALYTSIQYKPQRYDISMGLRAEDAEKNIPNVLRTSTLSLLPYANLKYELSKQQSIQLTFRRSVNRASMFQLNPYVYADDPYSVRKGNMLLQPEFRTSVKLEYATQTQRRSFTPNLFYERITNVLGNLTTVSSSNIFETQIQNMGTIQQYGVQLLGTFRYGILSTSYSFRLYHQQATPSSLPRKYSVDANEKMVFDSGVSAILSFKHSFALSAILQYSTTKYGIQSSSFSDALYFINVDKTFRNNLKVGIVSALPLARNFVYQGSDFSTASYSSHYTGNLKLSTFPLMFRIGYTFSTGQSRSLTSRDKEEVIQRTKPGL
- a CDS encoding LytR/AlgR family response regulator transcription factor → MTNRINTLLKKEYPQNFITKNPASGTLFYFFLIFCFLIIYKPLHINSARSFSISVTMLLYCAAISIPVLILANAINRVNSHTKSKEWTFGKEVLSIAILLTTIGFCAYLAGFIIETPTSRWDLHTFADAFSRAVLVGLIPYLFTTLPNTRYLFSRQIEKTPAATPSNTSEKEVLPIQIVSKAKKEELTFLPDQLIYAESEGNYVTFHLAINGIEKSILIRNSISSIEQQLAAHPQLMRVHRAFIVNVSKVCAKSGNTLGYRLKVAECSKSIPVSRQNTHEFNLRVKQYS